A window from Candidatus Zixiibacteriota bacterium encodes these proteins:
- a CDS encoding aspartate ammonia-lyase — translation MRTEKDSMGEIQIPDRALYGAQTARAVENFRVSGRTGQSEYIYATVEIKKAAAQVHDKLGLLPKDKADAIVSSADLVLAGEFDDHFVVDIFQAGAGTSHNMNVNEVLANLANRKLGGEPGNYEHIHPNDHVNMAQSTNDTIPTAIRLASLTMLKDFYPVLSRMIDLFEQKSREFDDVIKSARTHLQDAVPIRLGQEFSGYKVCLDNHLRHIQTAAKELEALGIGGSAAGTGLNVHPDYRRQMVETLSKNLDLELHMADNYFEAMQSMRPFVNLSGTLRGLATDLGRIANDFRLLSSGPRTGLSEINLPPVQPGSSIMPGKVNPVMAEMLNMVCFRVIGNDLTISSAGGAGQLDLNVMMPLIADTLVESIKILTGGIESFNRRCLANISANRERCRAYAENSFAMVTALNTVIGYLKAAEVAKESEKTGKPIKQIVVEKGYLKEEELDIYLSPDKLTEPGIPGK, via the coding sequence ATGCGCACCGAAAAAGATTCAATGGGTGAGATTCAGATCCCGGATCGGGCACTCTATGGTGCCCAGACCGCGCGCGCGGTGGAAAATTTCAGGGTTTCCGGGCGTACCGGACAGAGTGAATATATCTATGCTACCGTCGAGATAAAAAAAGCAGCCGCCCAGGTCCATGACAAACTCGGTCTGTTGCCAAAAGACAAAGCCGATGCCATAGTTTCCTCGGCTGACCTTGTACTGGCGGGTGAATTTGACGATCATTTCGTAGTCGATATCTTCCAGGCCGGTGCGGGCACTTCCCACAACATGAACGTCAACGAGGTCCTGGCTAACCTGGCCAACCGCAAACTGGGTGGCGAACCGGGCAATTACGAGCATATCCATCCCAACGATCATGTCAATATGGCGCAGTCGACCAACGACACGATCCCGACCGCGATTCGTCTGGCCTCATTGACTATGCTAAAGGATTTCTACCCGGTCCTGAGCCGCATGATCGATTTATTTGAACAGAAGTCCAGAGAATTCGATGATGTAATCAAATCCGCCCGGACTCATCTGCAGGACGCTGTCCCGATCAGGCTGGGCCAGGAATTTTCAGGCTATAAAGTCTGTCTCGATAATCATCTCAGGCATATACAAACTGCCGCCAAAGAACTTGAAGCGCTCGGAATCGGCGGTTCAGCGGCCGGTACCGGACTCAATGTCCATCCCGATTACCGTCGCCAGATGGTCGAGACTCTCTCGAAGAATCTCGACCTCGAACTGCATATGGCGGATAATTACTTCGAGGCGATGCAGTCGATGCGTCCGTTTGTTAATCTCTCGGGAACCCTTCGCGGGCTGGCAACCGACCTGGGTCGAATCGCCAATGATTTCCGCCTCTTGTCCTCGGGTCCACGGACGGGACTGAGCGAAATCAACCTGCCCCCGGTTCAGCCCGGATCGTCTATCATGCCCGGCAAAGTCAACCCGGTCATGGCCGAGATGCTGAACATGGTCTGCTTCCGGGTGATCGGCAATGACCTGACGATATCCTCAGCCGGCGGTGCGGGCCAATTGGACTTAAACGTGATGATGCCCCTGATCGCTGATACGTTAGTCGAATCGATCAAGATCCTGACCGGCGGAATCGAGTCGTTCAACCGCCGTTGCCTGGCAAATATCAGCGCTAACCGCGAGCGTTGCCGCGCTTACGCCGAAAACAGCTTCGCTATGGTGACCGCCCTAAATACTGTTATAGGATACCTGAAAGCGGCCGAAGTCGCCAAAGAATCGGAAAAAACCGGTAAACCGATCAAACAAATTGTGGTCGAAAAGGGCTATTTGAAAGAAGAGGAACTGGATATATACCTGTCACCCGACAAACTGACCGAACCGGGAATTCCCGGCAAGTAG
- a CDS encoding CoA-binding protein has protein sequence MGIRQLIDKFLAETRIVMVGVSSDEKHFSRILMRDLISRDYEIVPVNPNQKEIDGIKVFSNIDDIPDCPRAMLLLVPAEKTMGVCRQAPSAGIEMVWFYRSIGQGAYAQDAVEYCRTNDIEVIPGYCPYMFLTDPGFIHSAHVFMMKLAGKYPR, from the coding sequence ATGGGAATTCGGCAGTTGATAGATAAGTTTTTGGCGGAAACCCGGATTGTAATGGTGGGAGTTTCTTCTGATGAAAAGCATTTTTCCCGGATTCTTATGCGTGATTTGATCTCCCGCGATTATGAGATCGTCCCGGTAAATCCTAATCAAAAAGAAATCGATGGGATCAAAGTGTTCTCGAATATTGATGATATTCCCGACTGCCCCAGGGCAATGTTGCTTTTGGTCCCGGCTGAAAAAACCATGGGTGTCTGCCGTCAAGCGCCATCGGCGGGAATCGAAATGGTATGGTTTTACCGCTCGATCGGGCAGGGGGCGTACGCTCAGGATGCAGTCGAATACTGCCGAACGAACGATATTGAAGTAATCCCCGGATATTGTCCTTATATGTTTTTAACGGACCCAGGCTTCATCCATTCCGCCCATGTTTTTATGATGAAACTGGCCGGAAAGTATCCACGCTGA